The Streptomyces sp. NBC_01268 genome segment CCGGCACCGGCGGCGGCGCCACCGAACTCGCCCTTCTCCACGGCGCCTTCGCGCTGCTCACGGGCGACCACGCCGAGGCCTGCGCGCTGGACGACACCGTCGCGACCGCCGACGGCGTGCCCGACCCCGTACGCAGGGCGCGTGCCCTGTGGCTCTGCGCGTACGGCCTGTTCAGCGTGGGCGACCCGGTCGCGAGCGAGGCGCTGAACACCCGGGCCCTGACGCTCTTCGACGAGGCGGGCGAACAGTGGGGCACCGCCGCCGCACTCGGCCTGCGCGCCACGCTCGCAATGGTCGGCGGGGACCTGGCCGGACTGGGCCGCGACGGTCTGCGCGGTGCGGCCCTCTTCCGGGAACTCGGCGACCGCTGGGGAGAGCTGCAGACCGTGTCACCGCTCGCCACCCTCGCCGAGATCAAGGGCGACTACGCGGAAGCCGCCCGCCGCCAGCGTGAAGGTCTCGCCATCGCCCGCGAGTTGGGCCTGGAGGCCGAGGTGTCGGCCCGCCTGTCCGGGCTCGGCCGGCTCGCGCTGCTCGCCCACGACTGGGAACGGGGCCGGGACCTGCACGAACAGGCCCGCCGGATCGCCGCCGAACAGGGCTACAAGTACGGGGAGATCCACTCCGAGATGGGCCTCGCGCTCGGCGCCCGCCGCTCCGGCGACCTCGACGCCGCCGAGGCGCACCTGCTGCGCATCCGGGACGGCTACGCCGAGCTGTCCTCCGAGGCGGGCGACCACCTGCTCCTCGCGGAGTTCGGCTTCCTCGCCGAACTCCGCGGCGACGCGCGCGGATCCGCCGCCCACCACCTGCGCGGCTGGGCCGTGGCCCGCTCCCTGGGCGAACCCCGCGCCCTGGCCCTCTCCCTGGAGGGCCTCGCGGGCGCGGCCCTCCTCACCGCGGACCCCCCGACCGGCCCGGCGTCCGCCGCCCTCCTGCTCGGCGCGGCCGACGCGGCCCGCCGAGGCGTGGGCGCCCCCCTCCCGCCCGCCGAACGCGGCGACGTGGACCGCATCGCGCACGCGGCCCTCGCGGCCCTGGGCGAGACGGCGTACGCGACCGGCTTCGAGCGAGGGGCAGGACTGGGCCCGCACGACGCCGTACGACAGGTGGGCGACGCACTCGCCTGGCCGACCGGGCCGGGGGCCTCGCCCGCCTGACGCCCCGAGTCAGCCGCGGGGTGCGGACGGGCAGAGTTCGATGTCCTCCTCGGCGCACGGGATGATCGCCCGTACCACCGCGATCGTGCGCTCCGGGAGGTCGGCGCGGTTGTTGAGGACCCACGAGATGTGCTGCGCGCCGAAGAAGGCGGAGACGAGGACCGTGGCGAGCGTGGTGGGCGGGGCGAGGGCCGGTGAGGCGCCGTCGAAGCAGGACGGACCCGCTACGTCGTCGCCGCCGTTTCCGTTGCTTCCGTCGCCGCCGCTCCCGTTGCTCCCGTCGTCCCCGTCGCTCACCTCGCGGTTCCGCTGTGCCGGGACGGCCTCGCCCGCCTTGGCCGCCGGGAGCTCCTTGGCGAGCCAGGAGGTGATGAGGTCGGTGTAGCCCTCGTACGGCAGCGGGATCTGGGCGCCGATGAGCTGGCGTTCCAGCTGCAGCCGGGCTCCGGCCTGGAGGGCGGTCTCGTCGCGGAAGGCCACGGCCGTGCGGATGAGGAGTTCGGCGACGGCGCTGACCGGGGGGAGGCCCAGTTCCTCGACGGCGCGGGCGATCTCGCCGATGCGCCGGTTGAAGAGCTCCGTCACCGCGACGGCGAGGGCGTCCTTGTTCTCGTAGTGGAAGTAGACCGCGCCCTTGGTCATGCCGGCCGACTGCGCCACGTCCAGGATGGTGACCGCGGGGTACCCCTTGGCGGCGAACGCAGCGGCTGCCGAAGCGAGCACCCGTTCCCGTGTCCGTACCGCCCGCTCCTGCTTCAGCTCCTTGGTGACGGCGGGAGCCGAAACGCTGAAGATGTCGCCCGAGTTGGCTGCCATGCCCGTCCCATTTCCGCGGCCGCTGATCCCCGTTTCGTACCGCCGGGAAGGAATCGTACGGGAGGGTGGCCGAAAATCGAAGGGCGCGCCGCGCGCGCCGCGTTGGGGTCGCCGTGACCGTTCCCACATCGGGGGAAGCCCTGCAGGCGGGGCGGTCGGGGGAGGCGAGTGCTCACCCCGCCCCCGCCCGCCCGCCGTCCCATGCCGTGGGGCGCCGTCCGCGCCGGGGCCGTGCCGCCGGCGCGCTGACCCGTGGCCTGGAATCGGCCCCGGACGCGACGCCGCCGGCCTGCACCGGCCGTGGCCGGCGGCCGGCTCACGCCGCGGTGCGGCAGGACTCCAGCAACTCCCAGACCTGACAGACCTGGCGGGTGCTGTGGGCGGAGGACGTGTCGGTCGGCGTCGTGTAGTTCATGCCGAACATCAGCGAGAGGAACATCGAGGCGATGACCTCGGGGCTGTGCGTCGCGGCCAGTTCCGCCCGGTCCTGCGCGGCGGCGACGAGCCGGGTCAGTTCGGCCGTCAGGTCCGTCACGGCCTGCGGGGCCGTGTCGCGCGCGGAGGCCTCCTCGTACACGAGCCGCAGCCCGGCGCGGAAGCGGAGGTCCGCGTGCATCCGGTGCACGAAGCCGACCGTGACGCGGTGCAGGATCGCGAGGGGCGGATCGGCGTCGCCGATCGTCCGGAACAGCTCCCGCCACCCCGCGTCGAACGCGTCGGTGAAGACGGCGGCGAGGGCGTCCTTCGACGGGAAGTGCCCGTACAGCGCGCCCTTGGTCATCCCCGCCTGGGCGGATATGCGCTGCAGGTTGGCCCCCGCGAAGCCGTGCCGGGCGAATTCCTCCGCCGACGCGTCCAGGAACCGCTCCTGCGTCCTCACCGCTCTCTCCTGCTTCGGCACGGTTCCCCTCCGGAGTCGTTCGATCACGGAAAATAACAGTCTCTGGAGAATTTTTTTCTCGTGGGAGCTCTCATATCCCGGAGAGCATGGCCGTGGCAACCAACCGATCCCGTCGAGATGGTGACGGAACGACACGTACTGCCGGTCCCGTCCGCGAGATCGGCGTGAAGACATGCGACCGTGGCGTGAAGCGGGTGCCCGAGCCGTCCGAGGTGACACGGCGCGCCCAGGGGTGATCTTGTGGGGGCTGCCCGGGTGGGGCGAGCCGAGTCCGCTCGTGTCGCTGTTGGGCCGAACGGGTGAGTAACGGGAGGATGTGCGCATGAGTAGGTACGAGAGGTACGACGTCACCGACGAGCAGTGGGAGGGCCTGGCGCAGGTCCTGCCCCTGCGCGGCCGTGACGAATGGCCGTCCAGGGTCGACCACCGCACGATGCCCGAGCAGTACGGAGCGGCCGAGCAGCGCCGCATGGTCGTGCTGCGGGTCCAGGTCTTCGCCGACGCCCGCGAGGTCGCCGAGTACCTCATCGCCCAGATCCCGGTCCTCCTCGACCTGACGAGCGCCGACACCGAGGTCGCCAAGCGCATCCTCGACTTCAGCAGTGGCGTCGTCTTCGGCCTCGGCAGCGGCATGCACCGCGTCGACCGGAACGTCTTCCTGCTCGCGCCGGCCGGCACCGAGGTCGAGGGCGCGGAGGACGGGACGGCGGAGGACGTCGACGGCGGCGGGGTCGCGGTCCCTCGTTCGTAGGAAGGTCATTCAGCCGTAACGGTTCGTCACGCGGACGGCTGCGTACGGTCCGATCATGACCACCACCGGCGGCACCGCCCCCGACCGCACGCCAGCACGCCCGCACGACCTCGTCCGTGACGAGGACCGGCCCGCCGATGAGGCCGGTCGCTTGCATCGGGGCGGGAGCCACCCCGATCGCGGGGGGAGCCACCCCGATCGCGAAGGGGGCCATCCCGTTCACGAGGGGGGTCGGCCGGCCCAGGGCGGGAGTCGGCCCGTTCGTGACGGGGTCGGGTCCGTGCGCGACAGCAGCCACTCCGTCCACGACCGGGGCGCTCCCGAGCTCGGCGGGAGCGGATCCGCCCCCGCGCAGGGGGTCGCCGCGTCCCGTGTCGTCCCGCCCCAGGGTGTCGCCGCGTCCCGTGTCGTCCCGCCCCAGGGTGTCGCCGCAGCCTCCCAGGTCCCGGCCCAGGGGCGGGGCCAGGTCCCGGCCCAGGTCCCGGCCCAAGGGCGGGCCCGCTCGCGCCCCGTCGCGGGAGTGGCGCACCGGGCTGCGGCCTCGGACGGTGGTGTCCCGGAGGGCGTGATCCAGGGTGATCTCGTCCTGGACGGCCTCGCTTCGGACACCCTCCGCCTGGACGCCCTGCGCCCGGACACCCTCCGCCTGGACGGCCTCGCCCCCGAAGCGGCCCCCATCGCCTCGGGAGGCGGCAGCCCGTCGCCGAGTCGGACGTTTCACCGCCCCGTCGTCACGGAGCTGCGGCTCTCCGCGTTCGGGGTGCACCGTGCGGCCGTTCTCCCGCTCAGCCCCGTGACGCTGCTGCGGGGGCCGAGCGGCAGCGGGAAGTCGACCGTGCTGCGCGCGTACGAGGCGCTGGCGCGGCTCGGTGCGGGGGCCGGGCTCGGCGAGGTGCTGCCCGACGCGGCCGACCTGGTGCCCGAGCGGGCGCGGCCCGACGCGCAGGGGCGGCGCGGGTTCCGGATCGGGTGCACGGTCGACGGCCCGGCGGGCCCCGTCCACCTGGACGTCGCCGTCCAGGCCGAACCCCGGCTGCGGATCGTGGGCGAGCGGCTCACCTCGGGCGGCCGCACCCTGTTGACCACCGCCCTGCGCGACCCGGGCCGCAACACGGTGCAGGCGGAGTGGCACACCGCCGGCAGCACCCCCGTCACCCGGGCGCCGCTCCCCGACGACCTGCTCGGCACCGCCCTGCTGCCGCTGCGCGTCGCGGGCAAGACCAAGGGGCAGCTGGAGGTGCTGGCCGCCGCGGAACAGGTGGTGGTCGGGCTGCGCTCGGTCTTCGC includes the following:
- a CDS encoding TetR/AcrR family transcriptional regulator; translated protein: MAANSGDIFSVSAPAVTKELKQERAVRTRERVLASAAAAFAAKGYPAVTILDVAQSAGMTKGAVYFHYENKDALAVAVTELFNRRIGEIARAVEELGLPPVSAVAELLIRTAVAFRDETALQAGARLQLERQLIGAQIPLPYEGYTDLITSWLAKELPAAKAGEAVPAQRNREVSDGDDGSNGSGGDGSNGNGGDDVAGPSCFDGASPALAPPTTLATVLVSAFFGAQHISWVLNNRADLPERTIAVVRAIIPCAEEDIELCPSAPRG
- a CDS encoding AAA family ATPase encodes the protein MRDSSHSVHDRGAPELGGSGSAPAQGVAASRVVPPQGVAASRVVPPQGVAAASQVPAQGRGQVPAQVPAQGRARSRPVAGVAHRAAASDGGVPEGVIQGDLVLDGLASDTLRLDALRPDTLRLDGLAPEAAPIASGGGSPSPSRTFHRPVVTELRLSAFGVHRAAVLPLSPVTLLRGPSGSGKSTVLRAYEALARLGAGAGLGEVLPDAADLVPERARPDAQGRRGFRIGCTVDGPAGPVHLDVAVQAEPRLRIVGERLTSGGRTLLTTALRDPGRNTVQAEWHTAGSTPVTRAPLPDDLLGTALLPLRVAGKTKGQLEVLAAAEQVVVGLRSVFACDPRPAGMRAPVPVGEGRLRRDCRNLAEVLHRTANECPRRHARLAAMAGAGCAGPVTALGLREPEEGMVQAVLERGARLATPLGRLGEGELRYLALALVLLTGPGVLAVDPLAEVPEAMRTLTVLADGLDRGLDARQLRELLALAATICANGHMRLVGTLGEGRLGEPGAGWAPGVTVVDLGRDRS
- a CDS encoding helix-turn-helix domain-containing protein: MRTQERFLDASAEEFARHGFAGANLQRISAQAGMTKGALYGHFPSKDALAAVFTDAFDAGWRELFRTIGDADPPLAILHRVTVGFVHRMHADLRFRAGLRLVYEEASARDTAPQAVTDLTAELTRLVAAAQDRAELAATHSPEVIASMFLSLMFGMNYTTPTDTSSAHSTRQVCQVWELLESCRTAA
- a CDS encoding cell division protein SepF, which gives rise to MSRYERYDVTDEQWEGLAQVLPLRGRDEWPSRVDHRTMPEQYGAAEQRRMVVLRVQVFADAREVAEYLIAQIPVLLDLTSADTEVAKRILDFSSGVVFGLGSGMHRVDRNVFLLAPAGTEVEGAEDGTAEDVDGGGVAVPRS